TGACACCCTACAGTGTGTTAATAGCGCCGGTGTTGGCAAAGCCTATCCCGAAGCTGAAAACCGTCTTCGATGATAAAAAGGTAACAGATCACCACGCCATCATCCCCACCGGTATGCACCCCGGCGGCATCGGCCTGGATGAGAAACGCATCTACGACCTCGTAGCACGCCGCTTTATTGCAGCCTTCTACCCTGAATGTAAAATATCCAACACCACCGTACTCGGAAAAGTAGGACAGGTACCTTTTAAAGTCACCGGTAAACAAATCATCGAACCCGGCTGGAAAGAAGTGTACGCCAACGATACCAGTATTAAAAAAGAGGGGGAAGAAGAAGAGAAATTCATTCCTGATTTTGTAGTGGGAGAAAGTGGTCCGCATACGCCCCGCATCCACCAGGGAAAAACATCCCCGCCCAAAGCCTTTACAGAAGCTACACTTCTGCGGGCCATGGAAACCGCCGGCAAACAGGTGGATGATGAAGAAATGCGCGAGCTGCTGAAAGACAATGGTATCGGCCGCCCTTCTACCCGGGCAAATATCATCGAAACACTGTTCCGCAGAAAATACATCGACAAGAAAAAAAAGAATATCTACGCCACACAAACCGGCATGGACCTCATCGACACCATTCAGACCGAACTACTGAAAAGTGCCGAACTAACCGGTCAGTGGGAACGTAAACTACGTCTCATCGAAAAAGGTGAATACACTATCGATACCTTCAAGGAAGAACTCATACAGATGGTGGTAGACCTTACGAAAGAAGTGAAGACAGCCAGTTACAAAACCATCACCATCGCACCACCACCTCCGCCGCCTGAAGAAACGAAACCCAAAAAAGCGCCCAAGCCGAAAGCACCAAAGAAAGCCATCGTCATAGAAGAACTGACATGTCCCAAGTGCAAAGCTCACCTGCTGAAGAAAGGTAACACCGCCTATGGCTGCGCCAACTTCAACGCATGCGGCTTCAAAATCCCTTTTGAATTTACCGGCAAAAAACTGACGGACAAAAACATTGCGGATCTCGTCACCAAAGGCAAAAGCGGGAAGATGATATTGAATGGTGCATTTGAGATTTCTAATTAACTGCCGTCAGCGCAGTAGGCACGCACAGTACCTTCCATGTTTCCAGCTCTGATAAGTACTGCCGCAGTCTTCTATCTTCCTATTATCAACTCCGCCGGATTATAATCCGGACAAGCTCCTTCCTGCGTGGTTACAAAGGCACTGAGTCCGATGGCAAAATTCATGGCTTCTTCCAGTGGTTTTCCCTGGAGTTTCCGGGCCAGGAAGCCTGCTAAAAAAGAATCGCCACTGCCAACGGTATCTTTTACAGGTACCTGTTTTGCCAGCAGATCGTAGTGGGTGTCGTTGTTGAGATACAGGGCGCCCCTGCTGCCGCGGGTGATAATAATTTCTTTCAATGAAAATTTATCGAGCAGGAACCTGGCACCGTTTTGTGCGGTTGTAAATTCAACATTATAGGTAGACAATAATAATCTCAGTTCTGCCTCATTCATCTTCACCATATCTACCCTTTCCAGTAATTCCCGGATGATACCGATAGAGCTGAAAGGCGGCCGGATATTAACATCAAAGACACGATAGGGCGCTATTTCCAGCATCGTGAAAAGCGTGTGCCGCGATACGGTATTACGGGTGACCAGGCTACCGAAAACAAATGCTTCGGCACTGCGGATCAACGTTTCAAATTCCGGCTGCCATTGAATATAATCCCAGGCCGCAGGATTCCTGATTTCGTAAGACATCTCATGATCCTTTCCCATCGTAGCCAGTACAGAACCGGTGGGGTATTCACTATCCTGCTGACACCAATCTGTAGAGAGCTGCCAGTTCTCCAATTGTGATAGCATCCGCTCGCCTTCTTCATCAGCGCCTATACGACTGATAATATTGGTTTCCATGCCCAGCTTATTTAAATGATAAGCTACATTCATGGGAGCACCGCCTGGTTTAACTGCTTTGGGGAAAACATCCCACAATACTTCACCGTAACATACGATCATACATTAAATAGGTTATATGGGGTCAGCAAATATAATAAAGCAACCTGCAATATCCGGATGCTCAACTGTTTAACGCAGATAGCAATAATAATATTTTCCAACCGGTTTAATCCGGATCATTTTATGCCTAATTCTTCCTGGATCTCTTCCAATGTTCTGCCCTTCGTTTCAGGCATCACTCTCCAGATAAATACAAAGGACACCAGCATCATTACACTATAAAATACAAAGGAATAAAAACCACCGTCAGGACTGCCTTCCACGATGATGGGGAAAGTCCAGGAAATGAGTGCGGCCATGATCCAGTGCGTGAAACTCCCCAGTGATCCGCCTTGCGAGCGAACAGAGTTGGGAAATATTTCAGAGATGAATACCCATATCACGGCGCCTTGCGAAAAAGCAAAGAAGGCGATAAATCCGATCAGGTAAATCAGGATGTTGCTGTTGGCGCCATCGATATGCCGGAAAGCGATGGCCGTTAATCCGAGGAAGACAAACATACCGGCGCTGCCGATCAATAATAATGTTTTCCTGCCGATCTTATCGATGACGGTCATCGCCAGCAAGGTAAACAAGAGGTTGGCGCCACCAATGTAGATCGGTTGCAGATAGGCGCTGGCAGCATCAAAACCGGCCATCTCAAAAATGCGGGGGGCGTAATAAAGGATGGCGTTGATGCCGGAAAACTGGTTGAAAGCCGCCAGCAACATGGCGTAGAAAATAGGTTTATTATATTTTCCGTTAAACAGTTTTTCTTCCACGGCCTGTCCGGCAGATTGCTGCTCTGTCATGATCCGGTCCAGTGCCTGTGGCTCACCGGTTTTTTCAAAGATGCGTTTCGCCGCATCATAGCGGGCATTCAGCGCCAGCCAGCGGGGGCTTTCAGGAATAAAATTGAGTAGAATAGCGAACAACAAAGCAGGGATAACCATGATGCCCAGCATCCAGCGCCAGCCGGCATCACCAAAGTCAACGAATAAGAAGTTAGTAAGATAGGCCACGAAGATCCCGGTTACGATCATCAGCTGGAAGAAGCCAGCCAGGCGGCCACGGATAGCGGCGGGAGCAATTTCAGAAATATACATCGGTCCTACTACGGAGGAAGCCCCTACGGCCAGTCCGCCGATGAAACGGGATGATACGAACAGCAACCATTGCGATGTTAAAGCACAACCGATGGCAGATAAGATAAACATCAGGGCAATGACCATCAACACTTTTTTGCGGCCATATTTCTGTGCAGGCGTACCTGTTATCAGTGAGCCCACCACGGTACCGATCAGGCTCGATGCCACCGTAAAGCCCTGCCAGGTGGAAGATAGCGACCATAAGTGTTGAATGATCTTTTCAGCGCCGGAGATCACAGCTGTTTCAAAACCAAAGAGGAAGCCGCCCAATGATGCGATCAATGCGATGCGCACGGCATAACCGGAACCGGTAGTACGTTGCTGGGCGGGAATTGTTGCTGCTGGTGATGACATAGATAATAATTTATTTTAGTTGTGGATCGGATCTGGTTGTGCAGGATGTGCAGGGTCGTAGATGGCTACGCCTACCCTTGAATCCGCACAGCCGTAGTACAGGTACCATTTTTTCTGAAAGAATACCAGCCCTTCAATGAATACCGTGCCTGCTGCATATTGACCGCTTTTTTCAAAGGGTTCCATAGGTCGCAGGAAGGGCACGTCCAGCCGGGCGATGGCTTTCTCCGGATCGTTTATATCAAACAATACCTGTCCGGCACTGTAAGTGTTGGCATTAAATCGCGGATCTCCTTTATCACCGGGTTCGTTCTTGCCGTTATAAAGCAATACAATGCCCTTATCCGTGATGATCGCCGGCGGTCCGCACTCTGTCAGGCCACTATCGAAATAACCTTTCCTGGGGGAGATAAGGGCCTTTAGTTCGTTTCTTTCATCTACCACCGGTTGCCAGTCTACCAGGTTGGTGGAGGTAGCCGCAAATACACCTGCTTCTCCCCAGTATAACCAGTATTTTCCATTGATCTTTGCCACTACCTGTTTATCTCCCACCAGCCTGGTGACGATGGAAGCAGATTTATGCGGTTGGTTCAGGAAGCGGCCGTTGTAAGCCGTTTCGAAGATGGGACCGTGTTTGGTCCAGTTGATCAGGTCGCGGGAAGTGGCAACGCCCAGCCGGGGGACCTGCCGGTTCCACTGGGTATAAAAAATAACATAGGTGCCGTCATCGGTTACGGCTACCCGCGGATCTTCGCAACCACCGGGCCATTCAAAAACCTGCTGGTCATCTTTTGCCGGATAAAGTACCGGTGTACGCCGGCGTGTAAAGGCTGTTCCATCTTTACTTTCGGCATAACCTATACGGGAGGTACGAAAACCAATACCGATGCCTGATTTATCTTCCGACCGGTACAGTACCACGATCTTCCCATCTTTCACTACCGCAGCAGGATTGAAGGTATCATTGGATTCCCAGTCTACATTTCTTTGCAGTAATGAATCATAAAAAACGGCTGTGGAATCCGGCAGAATCACCGGATTTACACCGGGCGGTCTTACAAAACCACCCAGGGCCCAGTTGGGCAGAGTGTTTGTCTGACCGGCACTCTTACCGGGAGATAAGAGTAGCCCCAGCAGCAATAAACGTGGAAATAGCTTTATCACAGCAATAAATCGATTTAGTCGAACAGGGTTGAAGATAATATCTTTCCCGTAAAATTTATTGCTAAAAAAATGGGGGCTTTTTTAACGGCAGCTGAAATGCAACAGGACCGGCTTCGTCACAATAGTGGGCCGGGCAATTTTTTCAATTTGTACATTAATAACTACATGAGTATGTCCACATTCTATTATACACGCCGGATTACCTCTACCCCGGTTTTGCCCGCCACCACTGCTTCCTGCGCCATCTGGTAAAAAAGGGAGGTTTCCAGGATGCCCGGAATAGCTTTCAACTGCGGGTTGATTGTGTCCACCGGCGGAAAAGTAGTAAACCAGAGATCGATCAGCAGGTTCCCGTTTTCGGTGATCACCGCACCATCTTTCTTATTACTGATACGTACTACCGGATTGACCGTGCTAAAAACTTTTTTCACCTGCAACAGTACAAACGGTACCGCTTCCGGAATCACTTCTATCACCACCGGGTACGTAACGTACAACTGGTCAACATACTTTGAGCCATCACCGATAATGATAAATTTATCCGCCATCGCAGCCAGCAATTTCTCCCGCGTATGGATACCACCGCCACTTTTCAGGGCATTCAGCTGCCGGTCAAACTGATCGCAGCCATCAAAATAAAGATCCAGCCGGGATACCCCACCGATCTCTTTGATAGTAAAGCCATGTTCCTGTAAAAGCAACTGGGTATTATAAGAAGAAGTAACGGTCGTGATACTTTGCAGCAGCGCCGCGTCTTCCTTTAAATAGTGTATGAGGTGTGCAATGGTACTGCCGGCGCCCAGGCCAATAGTACTGCCCGCCTGTATATACTTCAGCGCCTCCCTGGCTGCTACCTGTTTCAGATCTTCCATGCGAATAGTTATTGAGAAATAAATATCCGGTAAATAGTTGAACTATATTAATTTTTTAGAGAGATAAAAATAAAATTTTATCGCGAAGCCAATCCCTACTTACCGGTAATGACCAGTTTTCGTATAGCCTTGCCCTTTATAGGATGTACAATAACGACCGCACCATTTGTACCATCCGGTATAACCTCCGCATTTTTACTGTCCGACAAATGAACTTTCTCCGGTGGAAAAGGAACGTATAGCCGTGTGGGTGATGATATGCTCGCATCGTTTTTCCAGTGTACCGTTAGTGTACGGTGCATCCGGTCGTATTTAAAATGCAGCAACTCCCCTGCCACCGCCATCGGATAACCCCTGTTGATCAATGGGAAATAAGCGGCATTTTCCAGTGAATTAAAATAGCTCCAGTAAACTTCTCCACAACGCATTTGTTCCAGTTGTGCTACAATATAATCACCGGCAGTAAACATGCTGCTGTCTGCACTATAAAAGGCGCCCCACTCACCCAGCAACATGGGTATCTGCATCACCTTACTCACGGAGTCCAAACGGTGGAGAATAATTTTCATGCGTTCATTACTCGCGCCTGCCACACTGCGTGTATCCGTAACAATATCGTAGGCATGTGGTGCAAAAGCCAGCTGCTGTTCCGCTGGGGAAAAGGATGCCGCTATATGTGTTTTTACCCCGAAGTTGGCCGAAACACTGGGCTCCAGGAAGATGATCTGTTGTTTATTGACTGCCCGTATTGCCGCCTTGGCCTTTTGAAAATAAGGTACCAGGTGATCAGTTTCAAAAGCAGCATAGTATGCTTCCGGAGCGGCCACCAGTTGTTTATATAAAACGGTGTCGTTGAGTTGCTGCATCAGGCGGGCCTTCCCTTCTTCCGTTACCCACTGCTGCATCACATCTTCTTCACTCATCGCCGGTTTCATAGACTGTGCCAGCGTATGCATAAAAGCTGCCAGTACTTTATTCACAGCACTGCCGATAAAGGGTTCATTCAGCAAATCAAAACCTATCACGGCGGGCTCACCTCCATACCTGGCTGCTATAATTCCCCAGTTCGTCACCAGGTGATCCTGGATACCTTTTCCGTCGGGTGCAGGTTTATTCAGCCAGAAATTATCGAAGGCAGTTTGCACCGCGGCGCTCATAAAATAAGAATCGTCCCAGGATACTTCGTTGGCATAGTGTGGCTTACCTTCATCCAGTGTAGCCCAATCCGGTGCACCGTTGGCGTATTTGGTGCTGTACAGGTCCTGGTGCATATCCAGTAATACATACATGCCCAGTTGCTTTGCCCACTTTACCCGTTCATCCAGTTGCCGGAGGTATGCTTCAGACACCGCTCCCGGCGCAGGTTCCATCCCATCCCAGGTAACACCCAGGCGGATACAGTTGATTCCCCACTGCTTCATTTTCACCAGGCTGAGTGAATCATCTGCGTAGCGGTAGCCTTTCGCTTTATCCTTGTTCACAAAATTTAATCCATGCAGGATCACCGTCCTGCCGGTACTATCAATAAAGCGCCGGTCCTTCGTAGTCAGATAAGGAGATTGGGCATGAAGGGAAAGGATGCTCAGAAAGCAAAAAGAGAATAACAGCTGTCTCATAGTTTTTTTTACATACCGGCCCCGGAACCGCCACTGGGCGGTTCTGAAGCCGGTCATTATTTTTTATTTTTTATTAATTATTTATCCCACCAAACCCTTGTTACATAACTATCCGCGCCTTGTTTGGCAACGGCGTCTTTCACGTTTTTGGCATTGGCACTGTACTCACCGATAGGATAGGTAAGTCTGCGGGGAATAACACCGCTGGTAGCATTACCGGGATAATTAACAGGGGTGAGTACAGGGAATCCTGTTCTGCGCCAGTTAGCATATGACTCAATACCATTCATAAAAGTAGCTACCCAGTATTGCTCGGCGATCACCTGTAGTTGTGCAGCTGCGCCGGTAGCAGGGAAAGGCTTACCGGTTTGCAGGTAAGCATTGATGGCGGCGCCATCGATGGTAACACCGTAGTAAGATTGTTGCTGCATGGAGGCGGTAACCGCTTTGGTGTAGTGGTCTGCCGCGCTGCCAGCGGTCCAGTTACGAATGGTGGCTTCTGCCAGCATCAGCTCTACTTCTGCATAGGTAAGCATAAAAGTAGGGGTAGATAAAGGCAGTATTTTGCTGACGTTGAAAGTTGAATAGGTAGCCAGGTTATTACCACCGGGATAGTTGGCGAAAGCGTTGGCATCCAGCCCATTTGGCAGTCCTTTCTGACTGGCCACGGCGCTGTTGCCATCGGGCAGCGACATATACGAGGATATACGCGGATCCTTGGTCTGCACCAGGTAATCCAGGAATGTTTTACCGATCTTGATATCGCCCAATTCTACCAGGTTAAACTTTAAAAAAGCATAACTAACCGGATTGGATTGTGGTTCGTTAGGCCCTTCATGCGGCAGTTTGCACATATCTTCATTCCCCTGCATTACGCCACCGGCAATCGCTTTTTTTACCCATACTTCCGCCTGCGCAGCATCTACTTTTGATAAGCGCATGCCCAACCGCAACATCAGGGAATACGCCAGGCGTTTCCATTGCGGGATCTTGCCCTGGTACATCACATCGGCCTCGCCAAAAGTAGGTTTGGCAGCGTCAAAAGAGGCGGCGGCTTCGTCCAGTTCTTTCAGCATATCGGCATAAATGCTTTGCTGATCGTCGTATACGGGGGTATAGATGTTTTCTGAATAACCTTTACCTGCACCGAAATATGGGATCGCCCCATACAAGTCTGTAAGGTGGTGCATCACGAGCACGCGCCAGATGCGCATGGCAGCATAACGGTTGATATCCTCCGGCGAACTTTTCACATCGTTCATCACCGTTTCCATATCTTTAGCCAGTACATTATATGTATCAGAAAAAATAGTACTCGCGTTATCACTCTGCAGGTACTTGTCACCCTGCAGATCATCGATTTTGGTCGTAGCCGTCTGTTGTACAAACATCATACAGAACCCGATACTGCCGCGCCTTGCCGAAGAAAGCAACGGTGTATTCATCAGGATATTCGTGAAGAGCGGATCAGGTGATACATATTCCGGCGTATTCGGATTGACGTTGATTTCTTCCAGGTCTTTAGTACATGCTACGCCGGTGATCATCAAAGCGCATGTTATCGTTATATATTTGAGCAGATTACTTTTCATGTCAGCTTGTTTTAGAACTTTACGTTAAGGTTCAGGCCAAAAGAGCGGGTGGCAGGCAGCGCCAGCATTTCAATACCCTGCACATTTCCATTCAGGAAAGTGGACTCCGGATCTACCAGTGGCACTTTGCTGTAAAGGGTAAACAGGTTGCGGGCCACCACGGATACACTGACATCATTTATTTTTACCTGACGCAGCCAGCTATGCGGCAGGTTCACACCTACCACCAGTTGACGCAGCTTTACAAAGCTGGCATCGTATACAAATTCTTCCGTGATATTATTCGCTACCCAGGTATAATAACTTTCAGCAGATACATTCACTTTGTTGATGCCACCGCTTTCTGTTACACCCACGCCGGTAACGCCGGTTTCGCGGCCTTCCAGTGTTTTCTTGTGCAGTCCGGCCACATACGCGAGGTTGTTGGTACCCGAAGATATTTTACCGCCGAATTTGGCGTCTACCAATACGCTGGCATAGAAGCTACCGTAACGGATTTCGTTGTTGAAGCCCATCGTCAGCGGCGGAATACTGTTGCCCAGTGTAGCGATGTCGCCGCGTACAGGGTAGCCCTGGTCGTTGTAAATAATATTGCCTTTGTCATCACGTTTGTACGTGTTGCCGGTAATGATGCCATAAGGTTCACCCACTTTCACGTTGATAAACGCCGGTACACCACCATCGCTGTACAAACCCGGACGGCTCTGTTGCAGCACCATGGCATCCTGACCATCTACCAGCGCCAGCACCTTGTTTTTGTTATAGCCCATGTTATAGGACATATCCCAGCTGAACTTACCGTATTGTACGGGCGTACCCGTTAGTAACAATTCCACACCGGTGTTACGCATCTCACCGGCATTCAGGCTTACACTACCGAAACCGGAAGTAGCACTGATCTGCGAAGTGAGGATATCATTGGTAGTATGCCGGTTATAAAAAGTAAACTGCACGCCTATACGATCTTTCAGGAAACGGGTATCGAAACCTCCTTCAAAAGAGCGGCTAACAGAAGGTTGCAGCTGTGTATTCGGAATAGTTCCGGAAGCCACGTAAGCAGTAGGCTGCCCCATATAGGTATTACCGAAACCATAGGAAAGTGCCTGTGAATAAGGCGAGATGTCTGCATCATTACCCGTTTTGGCCCATGAACCACGCAGCCGCGCATAGGTAAACCATACTGGCAGCGTCACGGATTGCGACAGCACATAACTCAATCCTACGGAAGGATAGAAAATATTATTGGTATTGGGATTGAGGGTAGAGAACCAGTCATTACGGCCTGTTACCGTCAGGTATAAATATTTCCTGAAACCCATCTCGGCGGAGCCGAACAATGAATTAAACTCCTTCTCAGACCTGCCGTAACCACGCGACAAAGATTTCGTGTTATTCACCGCATAAAAACCGGGTACAATAAACTGGCTGCCACCGGCGCTCACGTTGCTGTTTACATTTTTCATGATGTTACCACCCACAAATGTACTCAACGAAAAATCCTTGCTCAGCTCCTTGTCATACCCTACCTGCAACTGCGCATTAAACTCGTTATCAAAACGCTGTCCTACGTTGATACTGGGCTGCGCAATGGCACCACCTTCAGGATTCATCCCTTCAGAAAAACGGTATGCCATATCCGTTCCCATTAGTAAACGTACATACAATGCACTGGTAACATTATATTTCATATCGGCGGAAGCAATCAGGCGGTTTTTTGTATCGGAACTGAGCCTGTTGTACGCCATAAAATAAGGGTTCGCAAAATAGATGTTATCCGAGAAAAGATATTCTTTGCCCTGGTCATCTACCCGGCGGTCCTGTGTGCGTACATCCATATTGGTGGGCAACAGTTGTACCGACATGTGCGGATTCCAGGAGAAGTCGCCGGAGTAAGGGCGGTTTCTTACCTTTTCGTGTACAAACATGGCATTCACCTGCAAGGTCAACTTATCGGCCAGCTGCGCAAAAGCACGCAGGGTATAGTTTTGACGGCGCAAACTGGAGTTAGGCATCAGATCATGGTTGTTGAGATCAGATACAGAAAACCGGGCATTTACTTTTTCATTGCCACCAAAAATAGAGACGTTGTTAGTAAAAGTATTAGCATTGCGGTAGAAGTTTTTGATGTTATCTTTTACAGGACTGTATGGTCTGGATACGCCATCAAACTGTATAACAGAAGAGCCATCCAGTTTAGCGCCCCAGCTGCCGGGACCAATAGCCCTGGCGGTAGCTACATCCTGTGGTGCGAGGCCCTGTGAGCCCTGACCATATTCATACTGAAAATCTTTTTTATTATAGAATATCGGCTTATCCATGGTATAGCTGCCGTTGTACTCCACACCCAGTCCTTTGTGCGATTTACCACTTTTGGTAGTGATCAGGATAACGCCATTGGAAGCGCGGGCGCCGTACAATGCGGAAGCAGGGCCACCTTTCAGCACGGTCATCGTTTCAATATCATCCGGGTTGATACTGGAGATACCATCTCCCCCGTCAGAACCACCATAGAATACGGATGTTTGTCCGTAGGTATTATTTACCAGTGGTACACCATCTACAACATATAGTGGCTGGTTATTTCCGGAGATAGATCCGTTACCGCGTATTACCACGCGGCTGGAACCCATGGCGCCGGAAACCGGTTTTACTACGTTTACACCGGCCACCTTGCCTTCCAGGGCGTTGGCGATATTCGGCTCACGTGCTTTCGTAAAATCTTCTCCCTGTACGGTGTTGACGGCGTAGCCGAGGGTATTCTGGTCTTTCCGCAACCCCAGGGCAGTTACCACTACTTCGTTGAGGTTATTTTTCACTTTCAGCTGGATGTTCAGGTCCAGTTGTTGGTTTTCTTTAATGTCCACACCATTGATACGGCCTGGCTCGTAGCCGATAGAAGAGATCACGACGGTGTATCTGCCGGGTACAACGCCTTCCAGTTTATAGTTACCATTGCCGTCGGCAACGGCGCCCTTATTGGATTCCTGGAGGCGGATGGAAGCGCCCGGTAGCCCCTCCCCGTTGGTGGCATCCGTAACGCGGCCGCTCATGCTGCCGGGCTTCTCCTGTTGCAATACTTTGCTGAAGTCGCGGCCAATGGTCACGTTATCATTAATAACATCATAGGAGTATACTGTACCCTCCAGGAGGCGGGTCAGGATATGATCCAGTGGTGTGTTGCTGAAGGCCGTATCGGGCGCCCACAGCTGTTGCAGTTTCTTTTTGTCATATGCAAAGGATAGGCGGGAAGTCTTTTGCAAATCGGCAATGGCAGCCGCCAGGGTCTGGTGTTTAAAGGTAATGCTGAGTCGCATTCCTTTGACCCTTTGCGCATTTCCGGTGTGGGCCTGCAACAAGCCTGCCGACAACACCATAATTCCCAAGAAAATCGTTGACACTCTCATAAATTGCCTGGTAATTCCCCTAAGGTTTTTTTTCATACATTTGATGAGTTTAAATGGTAATAAAAGGCCCTTTAAATGCACAGTCATTCATAATCCTTTGACCGGGAGGTGAATGCTGTAACACTTTTCAACAGGGGCTGGTTGCACAGCTCCTGTTGCATTTTCGGGATGATAGCTGGTTGTTTAGTATAAGGTAATAATACTGTCCTTTTGTTGATAACGTGCTTGTTGG
The Chitinophaga sp. MM2321 DNA segment above includes these coding regions:
- a CDS encoding SusC/RagA family TonB-linked outer membrane protein; its protein translation is MKKNLRGITRQFMRVSTIFLGIMVLSAGLLQAHTGNAQRVKGMRLSITFKHQTLAAAIADLQKTSRLSFAYDKKKLQQLWAPDTAFSNTPLDHILTRLLEGTVYSYDVINDNVTIGRDFSKVLQQEKPGSMSGRVTDATNGEGLPGASIRLQESNKGAVADGNGNYKLEGVVPGRYTVVISSIGYEPGRINGVDIKENQQLDLNIQLKVKNNLNEVVVTALGLRKDQNTLGYAVNTVQGEDFTKAREPNIANALEGKVAGVNVVKPVSGAMGSSRVVIRGNGSISGNNQPLYVVDGVPLVNNTYGQTSVFYGGSDGGDGISSINPDDIETMTVLKGGPASALYGARASNGVILITTKSGKSHKGLGVEYNGSYTMDKPIFYNKKDFQYEYGQGSQGLAPQDVATARAIGPGSWGAKLDGSSVIQFDGVSRPYSPVKDNIKNFYRNANTFTNNVSIFGGNEKVNARFSVSDLNNHDLMPNSSLRRQNYTLRAFAQLADKLTLQVNAMFVHEKVRNRPYSGDFSWNPHMSVQLLPTNMDVRTQDRRVDDQGKEYLFSDNIYFANPYFMAYNRLSSDTKNRLIASADMKYNVTSALYVRLLMGTDMAYRFSEGMNPEGGAIAQPSINVGQRFDNEFNAQLQVGYDKELSKDFSLSTFVGGNIMKNVNSNVSAGGSQFIVPGFYAVNNTKSLSRGYGRSEKEFNSLFGSAEMGFRKYLYLTVTGRNDWFSTLNPNTNNIFYPSVGLSYVLSQSVTLPVWFTYARLRGSWAKTGNDADISPYSQALSYGFGNTYMGQPTAYVASGTIPNTQLQPSVSRSFEGGFDTRFLKDRIGVQFTFYNRHTTNDILTSQISATSGFGSVSLNAGEMRNTGVELLLTGTPVQYGKFSWDMSYNMGYNKNKVLALVDGQDAMVLQQSRPGLYSDGGVPAFINVKVGEPYGIITGNTYKRDDKGNIIYNDQGYPVRGDIATLGNSIPPLTMGFNNEIRYGSFYASVLVDAKFGGKISSGTNNLAYVAGLHKKTLEGRETGVTGVGVTESGGINKVNVSAESYYTWVANNITEEFVYDASFVKLRQLVVGVNLPHSWLRQVKINDVSVSVVARNLFTLYSKVPLVDPESTFLNGNVQGIEMLALPATRSFGLNLNVKF